Proteins from a genomic interval of Antedon mediterranea chromosome 5, ecAntMedi1.1, whole genome shotgun sequence:
- the LOC140048938 gene encoding uncharacterized protein: MTLKLLTTITLLLYFYKSGAVQYFTDGSDCKRECKWPAEPAICRFNFTLELYYSMSKACYDCPFNITNCDLQDCVPLNGVARAIMTVNRQFPGPKIEVCEGDSIEVEVTNLLGNSEGTTIHWHGVHVRNSPYMDGVPMITQCAIPTHTKFVYSLLVEPTGTHWWHAHSGMQRSDGLFGALIVRQAPLRNPNSYLYDYDLSEHIMIVHDWLDQLTLAKFASHHHDDGSNKPEAVLINGKGKRHEFIDENGQTQFTPREVFEVEQGFRYMFRSISNAITNCALKISVDNHTLLIISSDGAAINPIEVDAYVIYGGERFGFVLNANQSISNYWVRVKGLADCRYVQELAIIRYKGAASEIPKENEDIDRQGKVLNPLNKEESEDNIPIVELTSTDEEDDPALLQQEPDKKFYLAMDFNKVNNYNYHKPEHYPIEQVDRSHHLYSPQFNHISFEFPSSPLLSQPSDNLEEELCTEETFSNSKNCSVEYCQCTYTLTVRLGDVVELIIVDEGVTFDASHPVHLHGQYFRVIGQGKLGSSTSVEEVKQLDKNGILTRTFYQPVKKDTVIVPDGGYTILRFHATNPGWWLFHCHLEFHIEIGMGLVIHVGDDSDLPEIPDNFPRCGSWPQSVSVLKPTEETRCPPTSTGCSVFSNISFYSYCLIVLSCFRYYK, from the exons GAGCTGTCCAATACTTTACCGATGGCAGTGATTGCAAACGAGAATGTAAGTGGCCGGCAGAACCAGCAATCTGCCGTTTTAACTTTACTTTGGAATTATATTACTCTATGTCAAAAGCATGTTACGATTGCCCGTTCAATATAACTAACTGTGATTTGCAAGACTGTGTGCCACTCAATGGTGTTGCCAGAGCCATTATGACGGTTAATAGACAGTTTCCAGGACCAAAAATTGAG GTTTGCGAGGGAGACAGTATCGAAGTTGAAGTCACTAACCTCCTTGGAAATTCTGAAGGAACAACTATCCATTGGCATGGTGTTCATGTACGAAATTCACCGTACATGGACGGCGTACCAATGATTACTCAATGTGCTATTCCAACTCACACCAAATTTGTCTATTCACTACTTGTGGAACCGACAGGTACACATTGGTGGCATGCGCATTCAGGGATGCAGCGTTCTGATGGACTTTTTGGTGCCCTTATCGTTCGCCAGGCTCCTTTACGGAATCCAAATTCTTATCTATACGACTATGATCTGTCAGAACATATTATGATTGTACATGATTGGCTTGATCAGCTGACTTTAGCTAAATTTGCTTCACACCATCATGATGATGGAAGTAATAAACCAGAAGCTGTACTTATAAACGGTAAAGGAAAACGACATGAATTTATTGATGAAAATGGCCAAACACAATTTACACCAAGAGAAGTTTTTGAAGTCGAACAAGGCTTTCGGTATATGTTCCGATCAATCAGCAACGCAATTACAAACTGTGCTCTTAAGATATCAGTCGATAACCATACATTGCTTATAATATCATCTGATGGAGCAGCGATTAATCCGATCGAAGTTGATGCATATGTCATATACGGCGGGGAACGCTTTGGATTTGTCTTGAATGCCAATCAATCTATTTCAAATTATTGGGTACGAGTAAAGGGACTTGCAGATTGTAGATATGTACAAGAATTGGCCATCATACGTTACAAAGGCGCTGCTTCTGAGATTCCAAAAGAGAACGAAGATATTGATAGGCAAGGAAAGGTTTTGAATCCGTTAAACAAAGAGGAAAGTGAAGACAATATTCCAATTGTGGAACTTACTTCCACAG atGAAGAAGACGATCCCGCTCTGTTGCAGCAAGAACCAGATAAGAAGTTCTACCTTGCAATGGATTTCAACAAAGTGAACAACTACAATTACCATAAGCCGGAGCACTATCCAATTGAACAAGTTGATCGTTCACATCATCTGTATTCACCACAGTTTAATCATATCAGTTTTGAATTTCCATCATCGCCTCTTCTAAGTCAGCCATCAGACAATCTTGAAGAAGAGTTGTGTACTGAAGAGACCTTTTCAAACTCAAAAAACTGTTCTGTCGAATATTGTCAGTGTACCTATACTCTGACTGTTCGCTTGGGCGAT GTTGTAGAGTTGATTATCGTTGACGAAGGCGTCACATTTGACGCTAGTCATCCTGTACATTTGCACGGCCAGTATTTTAGGGTGATTGGTCAGGGGAAATTAGGAAGTTCAACTTCAGTTGAAGAAGTAAAGCAATTGGATAAGAACG GCATTTTGACGCGAACATTTTATCAACCCGTTAAAAAAGATACAGTTATCGTTCCTGATGGTGGTTATACTATTCTGAGATTTCATGCAACAAATCCAGGATGGTGGCTATTCCATTGTCATCTGGAGTTTCACATTGAG ATTGGCATGGGCCTAGTGATTCACGTTGGTGATGATTCTGACTTGCCCGAGATTCCTGATAACTTTCCGCGTTGTGGATCCTGGCCTCAAAGTGTATCAGTATTGAAGCCAACAGAAGAAACCAGATGTCCTCCGACGAGTACAGGTTGCAGTGTATTCTCTAATATTAGTTTCTATTCATATTGTCTTATTGTTCTTTCGTGCTTTCGTTATTATAAATGA